The segment ATTATTGCCTATGCACAAGGTTTTGACTTGATGAAAAATGCATCCATTGAATATGGATGGGACTTAGACTTTGGTGCGATTGCGAAAGTATTCCGTGAAGGATGCATTATCCGTGCGAAATTCTTAAATCGTATTACAGATGCTTATACATTAAATCCTGAGTTACAAAACTTAATGTTGGATGCATCATTCAAAGAAAGTCTGCTTGATTATCAAGGGAGTTTACGTGATGTGTGTGGTCTTGCCATTCAATCTGGAATCAGTGTTCCTGCCTTTACCAATGCAATCAGTTATTTCGATGCATACCGTAATGGTCGTTCAAATGCAAACTTGATTCAAGCTCAACGTGACTTGTTCGGAGCGCATACCTTTGAACGTGTTGATAAACAAGGGAGTTTCCACCACGAATGGAATCCTAGTAATGAAGGCAAATAATCATATAGTCGCAATTTTCGGAGGTACGGGTGACCTTACCTACCGAAAGTTGTTACCTGCATTTTATAACCTTCTTGAAACCAAGAGTCTTCCTGATTCATTTCATCTTGTTGTAATTGGACGACAAGATTTAACGACAGCGGCATACCACGAGTTGGTAAAGCCATGGCTTCGTGAACAGGCTCGTTTTGATGTCAAAGAAGAAACATTGGATGTCTTTCTCGAATACGTGTCCTATTTTAAAATGACGTTTACGGAAGATGAAGGATATCCACGTCTTAAAACATATTTTGAGGCGCTTGATCCTCAAGCACACGTTCTTTATTATTTTGCCGTTGCACCTTCTTTCTTTGAAACAATTGCAACACAATTAGCGCGTCATCAATTGGTTTCCAAGAGCAAGGTTATCATTGAAAAACCTTTTGGAAATGACTTAAAATCCGCAATCGATATCAATAATACGTTAACGCATATCTTTGATGAAGATCGTATCTTCCGAATTGATCACTATGTTGCGAAAGAAATGGTTCAAAACATCTTTACGATTCGTTTTTCTAATATGATCTTTGCGGATAGTTGGAATGGTGCATCCATTAATAATATTCAAATCAGCGCCGCGGAAACGGTTGGTGTTGAAAATCGTGGGAATTACTATGATCATACAGGTGCTTTAAAAGACATGTTTCAAAATCACTTGCTTCAGTTATTATCCATTGTTCTTATGGATGAACCACAAGCATTTAATGCTGCTGACATCCACCGTGAACAAGAAGCTGTGTTGGAAAGTCTGTATGTTAAAGATTACGAAAATGATATAGTGTACGGTCAATACCTTGAAAATAAAGATTCGAAGTCTTATATACAGGAAGATAAGGTGCAGTCTGACTCCACAACCGAAACCTATGTTGCATTAAAACTTGCCTCATCACTTCCTAAATGGCAAGATACCCCTATCTACATTCGTACGGGGAAACGTATGCATAAGCGTTCCACGGAGATTATGATTGAATTTAATCAAAAAGACCACGAACAACCTAATGTACTCATTATCAAAGTTCAACCGGACGAAGGGGTCTATCTTCGTTTTAATATTAAAAAACCGGGCCAAACTCATGATAGTCAGACAGTCTTTATGGATTTCTGCCAGAGCTGTAATTACGAAAATAGGGAAAATACGCCGGAAGCGTATGAGCGTCTTCTCAAGGCAGCCATGGATTCCGATCAGTCCTTATTCGCAAGTTTTAAGCAAGTCCATCTAAGTTGGAGTTTGGTTGAAACTATCCTAAAGCATAAAGGCAATGAGAGTCCTGAAGGCTATGCTGCTTATTCATCCGGTCCGAAACGTGCTCATGATTTATTGGCACGTGATGGCAATCAATGGATTGAAGAACAGGTTATGGGCGAAATATTTAAATACTAAACATAAAAAAACTTCTTAAAGTGCTAAGAAGTTTTTTATGTTTACATTCCCGTTCCTAAGTACTGCGAGATTGCTGCAGACAAACGTGGAATAATTTGATTCTTTCTTGAAACAACATCTTGTAAGAACGTACGTGCTTCTCCATCTTTATTTGGGAATGCATCCAAGACGGCTTCTTTTAGACTTCCTGCAGCGACAATAATGGATCCATTATCTTCTACACTGGTAAAGACGACAACCAATAAATCAAGATGATGTTGAACTACAAACTGTTTCATTACTTCTTCAAATGAATCTAAGATATCATCCAATTCATCAAAATGGTAAATGACCAATTGTGATACCATAACCTCTTTTTGAGAGATGTAGAATTTCTTAATATCTTGGTTAATGATGTCTTCATACGGTTTATTTTTTAGACCGGATGTGACTTCATACATATCGCGTGCAAATTCATTACGATCCAGCCCGGAACGATCTTGAAGAATCTGTGCAATCTCAAAATCTTTAGGCGTTGTTGTTGGTGATTTTAAGTTTAACGTATCGGATATCAATGCTGAGAGCAGTAAAGATGCAATATCTTTGGGAATTTCAACACCATGCTCCAGATACATCTTTGTGATGATCGACGCAGTTGAACCGATAATCTCATTTCTGAAATATATTGGTTTAACGGTTCGTAAATCGCCAATACGGTGATGATCAATGATTTCGAGTATTTCTGCTTGTTGGATCCCATCAACGCTCTGTGAAGCCTCATTGTGGTCCACAAGAATCATTTTTTTACTGGATGAATTGAGAATATGATAACGTGAAACAAAACCATAAATCTTATTTTGATCATCCAATACTGGATAGGCACGATAACGTGTTTTAAGCATGCGCTTTCCAACATCATCCACAAATTCATTCCAATTAAATGTTACCAAGTCTGTTGACATGACTTCCCGAACACTTGGTGCAAAGAGTAAATAACGCGATGTATTCATCGTTCCATGTGTTGATCGAATAATCCCACAATCATGAAGTTTCGCAAGCGATAACACAGATTCCTCAATCTCATCCGTCCATACCGTCACGATACACGAAGCACCTTTACGTATAGCCGTTAATTGTGACTCCGTATCATTCCCAATGATCACCAAACGGTCTGTTAATTCATAATTATCCAATTTCGTCTTGGAAATCGCAATAATGCTTGTTTTTCCATTAAAATGAAAATGTTTGGGTTCATAAATTAATTCACCGTCGATCGCCTGCGCAATATTACACATAGGGGTTTTCTTTAAGAGTGCGATTGAATGTTTCGTATCCCCCATCGCGATATGCGCAAGATTTGAACTGGTCACAAGCCCAATAAGTTGATCCCGATCATCAACTACCGCTAGTGTCTGTCGCTTATCTGAGATAATTTCCATTGCTTCCTTAATAGAAGTATCCAGATGAATCTTTACCGCATCATCCATTTCAATTTCATCAAGCGTTGCTCGTGCATCTTTAAGGAGTGTTGGCGTTTCAAAACCAAAGCGATCGAGAAGATAGCTGGTCTCATCACTCAGTTCACCCAAACGACATGGCACTGCTGGAGCACCAAGAATGTTTTTTAAATGAGCATATGCAATTGACGATACAATTGAATCCGTATCTGGATGACGATGTCCACAAATATAGATTAAATCTTTTTCGTTTTTCATATAATTTCCCTTTCAGTCATTAATATTAGTTTATCATATCTACTTAATATATAAAGATGACCCTGTGAAAAAGAACCGCAATTAAAAACTATTTATGGGTATAACTCCCCGATTCTATTTCAATGTTGCGTTATTTATTCTGTTTATATTTCATACACCAAGTTTCTTTGAGCATCTTGCTTTTTTATTACTTTATAAAAAAACACTGATTTCTCAGTGTTTAGTCTTCATTCATCATATCGTAGCGATATGATGAATGCTTAATCATATTTGGATTTGGTTTACGTGTTCGATGAATTTCTTTATGTACATCACTGCGCTTAAAGTTTGTATAAGCATCTTCATTTTCCCAAACAAACGATACATCTACACAATCATAACTATGGCATGATTCGTTCAATCCTACGCGAATACTTACAAACCCTGGAAAATCTTTAACTACCGTACGATTATAAAAATTCTCGGCAAAATCACGACCAGTTCCTTTTTTCATTTCAAAATGCTTAACTTCTACATATTTCATTGTGATACCATCCTTTTTAAAATCGTAAGTTCTCTACTAATATTTTATGCAAAGTGCAACAATGAATCAAGCATTCTATAAGTTAAATTAACCAAATATTTCACAAAGAGTCTATTATGGGAATGATTTGTTCTAAAAAACCGAACTCATGTCACAAAATAAAAAGCACCGTAAATCGTTTGTGATTTGTGGTGCTTTTATACACAAAGTTATTTTGTAAGACGTGGCAAACTTAGAACGTCTTCAATTGAGTCAATAATATATTGAGCACCATGTTCTCGAAGTTCTTCAACACTACGAAAGCCCCATGACACGCCTACAGGTATCATACCCGCATTTTTCGCTGTCTTCATATCCACATCACTGTCCCCTACAAAATAAATTAGAGAAGGGTCGATCGCCATTTTTGAAGCAATCGTTAATGGGTAGTATGGATTGGGTTTATGCTTGCCATCAAAGCTATCACCAATCGTCGCAACAAAATCAATATCTCCATAGTAATGTTTCACAATACCATCTGTATACTCTTGTTTCTTATTTGTACAAATTGCGATTGGAATGTTACGCTGATTGAGCGTTTTTAACGTTTCACACACCTTATCATAAGGAACGGATGCCTCTGTGTAGTGATGACTGTACTCATCAAGGTATTCTTCAAGGATTCTTTCAAATCCTTCGTAATCACTTGGTAAAGCCCGTTCAACAAGTTTTTTCATCCCATTTCCAACAAATTTTTTGTATTGGGTGCGATCATATGTGGGAAGCCCATGACGTTGCAGTACTGTATTTAAATTATTTCCTAAATCATCAATTGAATCTAATAACGTTCCATCTAAATCAAAAATAAATGCCATTTGAGACCAACTTTCTAAATTACATGTCTAAATATTTGATTATCATGCTTTGGTTCATAACATGTAGTGATTGGACGGGAAGCCGCCCATTTGAAAAAGCGTGAATCATCATGTTTGGTTTTAATCGGAAAAAAGCAAAGTGGTTGAAGTAAATCCAGCGCTTCACGGGCACCACGATCAAAATTTTTCCCCATTGAAGGTTCAAGCGTAAACATCATGAGGTCAATGGGCGCAAAGTCCGCAATATTGTGGAGGATTTCATGAAAGCGATGTGTTTCAAAGCGTGATTCCGCAACGGTAAAGGTATCATCCCAATGCCAATTATTCAAAGAGCCTGCATGTAAGATTTTTAAGTCACCTTCTTGAATTAAGTAACACACTCCACCACCCGTACTTTCATATGTACGCACTTTCGCAAATCCCAAGTGAATTTCATCCCCCGGCTCCATCATAAATACATTACGATAAGGCGAAACTAAAATATCCGAAGATAAGATAACCGTCTTCCCATAGCTGTATATTGCATCATTATAGTGATTACGATGGCGACTTGTCACAAAAAAGAATGTTTCTTTTTCACTATACAAATATCGAGACGGTAACAGTCCCTCCACATAATCAAAAATATAGATTGCTTTTTCTGTTTCCACAACATAACCCGCATTATTAATATATTCTACATTTACCATGATAATGGCCCCCCTTCCTTTTATTATAACACGAAAAAGAGCAGCATTATGCTACTCTAAGATAACTGTGATTGACCTGAATACAATGAAGCATATCGTCCGCCTAATTGTATCAAATCATCATGACTTCCACGTTCAATGATTTCACCGTGTTCCAAGACAATAATTGCATCCGCATTCCGAACTGTTGATAGACGGTGCGCAATCACAAATGTAGTACGTCCTTCCATAATTGAGTCCATTCCTTTTTCAACCATACGTTCCGTACGGGTATCAATGGAAGAGGTGGCTTCATCAAGAATAAGAATTTCAGGATTGGCTACGGCTGCACGTGCAATATTGAGTAATTGCATCTGCCCTTGTGATAAATCATCCCCATCGCCCCCAAGAACGGTTTGATAGCCATGTTTAAGTTGGCGAATGAAGTGATCAGCATTCGCCAACTTCGCAGCTTCAATACACGCCGCATCACTTGCTTCAAGGTTTCCATAGCGAATATTTTCCATCACAGTACCACTGAACAAATGAGTGTCCTGAAGTCCCATCGCAATATGTCTTCGTAAACTGTAACGATTTATGCGATCCAAGGGTTTTTCGTCAATTAAGATTGTGCCTGCGTCAATGTCATAAAATCGCGAAATGAGGTTTGTGATCGTTGTTTTCCCTGCTCCGGTAGACCCTACAAAAGCAATTTTTTGTCCCGGTTTCGCCCAAAACGAAACATCTTTTAAAACAGGAACTCCGGGATTATAACCAAATGTTACATTTTCAAATCGAACCGATCCTTCAACCTCATCCAGAATCAAATCGGTCTCATTTTCAGATTCGAAACTCCAGTCCAATAATTCAAAGATTCGTTCTGCGGAAGCAATTGCAGACTGAAGTGTTGTGAATTGGCTGGAAATTTCATTAATGGGTTTTCCTTGAGTACGTGTCATATTTACATAAGCACCCAAGTCTCCAATACTTAATCCATGATTAATTGCAAGATATCCCCCTACAATCCCAATGATTGCATAACTTATCGTATTCACATTTTGCATTAATGGAAACATCATGATTGAGGTGATCTGAGCTTTTTGAGAATTCTTCCGGTAATCTTGATTTAGGACTTGGAAATCTTTCTCTGCCTCTGTTTCATGATTAAAAAGTTGCATAACCATCTGACCTTCCATTGACTCTTCAATATACCCGTTTAAGGTTCCCAAAGAACGTTGTTGGCGTTTTGAGTAAATACGACTTCGCTTCACAATCGCATTCGCCATAATTGAAAGAAGCGGAAGAATTATCAAAGTCACAAGAGAGAGGGTTGGACTTAAGATAAACATCACAACAATGGTTCCCAATAAGGTAAAGATATTGATCACAATCGACGCAGCTGCAGAGTTTAACCCTTCCCCTACAAGGTCAATGTCGTTTGTAAAACGACTCATTAAATCCCCATGGGCATTTTGATCGTGATACTTAACATCCATTTTCAATACATGATTAAACATATCTTTTCGGATTGTTTCTACCGTACGCTGCGAAATTTTCACCATCATCCGGTTTGAAAAAAGCATCGCAAAAACCTCAATCGCGAAAATGATTGCAAGAAAAATAAGTTTACTAAAGAGCTGTTGGAACATCAAATCTCGGGTAATCGTTCCATTTAACCCATTTTCAATAATTTTAATTAACGGAGAAATCGAATAGGATCCATAAAGCCCGCCAAGGGTAGAGATAATGGATGCGATGATAACCATGATGAGCAGTACTTTATTTTGCCCTAAATATCCCAATAATCGTTTTAGCGTTTTTTGTTGGTTTCGTGGTTTATGACCAATTACAACTTTACGTTCACTCATGCTATTCATCCCCCTTTCGTAGTTGGCTCTCATAGATTTCTTGATATACATTGCAGGACTCCAACAAGCCTGTATGGGTTCCTTGTCCGACAATTTGACCTTCATCCATGACTAAAATCATATCACTGTCGGAAACAGAACTAATTTTTTGCGCAATACTAATTACCGTAACATCTTCATAAAGACTCTGAACGGATTCTTTAACGCGTTGTTCTGTAGCTGCATCCAATGCACTGGTACTATCATCTAACACAAGAATTTTAGGTTCTACGACAAGAGCCCGTGCAATACACATGCGTTGTCGTTGACCTCCTGATAGATTGGTCCCACCTTGTTGGATTGGGGCCTTAAAGCCTTCTTCTTGTTCCATAATAAAGTCATAGATTGAAGCAGCCTTTGTTGCACGCACAAGATCTTCATGTGTTGCATTTGGATTTCCAAGTTTTAGGTTTGATTCAATCGTTCCAGTAAATAAAACATTTTTTTGCGGAACAAAGCCGAATTGACTTCGTAACGCTTTTAAATCAAGAGTTCGAATATCTTTCCCATCGAGATAAATAGTTCCTTCAGTTACATCAATCAAACGAACCATGAGGTTAATTAACGTTGATTTCCCAGAACCTGTCGATCCAATAATTCCAACGTGCTCACCGGGTTTAATTGCGAAGTTAATATTGGTAAGAATATCACTTGCATCTTCATAATAACGGAATGAAACATTATCAAAATGTATATCCCCTCTTGGATTTTCCGGAAGCGTATCTAAAATTGATGCATTGATAATATCCGGTTCCGTTTCCAATACTTCTTTCAAACGAATTACGGATGCTTTTGATCGTGAAATCATCATTAAAACGTTTGTGATCATCATCATTGAGAACATCGTAAAACGAAGGTAATTAATAAAAACTAATAGATCTCCAATATTAATTAAGTTTTGATCGACAATAAGAAAACTTGATATCCACACAATAAATAGGGTGGCAAAATGAATGGCTCCCATTAATGCAGGATTCATGACCACCATTAAATTCATTGCACTTACGGAAGCATCAAACAACTCACCGTTTTCATCTTTGAATTTATGTGATTCTTCATCCTCGCGTACAAAAGACTTAATAACACGAATGTTCATGAGGGATTCTTGTACTTTTCGATTCATCTTATCGACTTTATCTTGTAACTTTACAAAGCGTGGAAACCCTTCTTTGATTACATAAAAAAGAACGAGAGATAAAACAACTACTGCCCCCAACATAACAAGTGATAAATCTGGACTTATCATGTACGTCATCACAACAGTACTAATAAGAAATACAGGTGCCCGAACCAAAAGACGTAAGCACATCATAATCGTTCGCTGTAAAAAGTTAATATCATTGGTAAGTCGTGTCACTAAAGATGCGGTTTGAAATTGTGACATATTTTTTAACGAAAAGGTTTGGACTCGTTTAAAAATATCACGACGTAAATTTAACGCAAAATTATTGGACGCTTGGAATGGAAAAATCAATCCAAGCATCGCAATCGCGGCACCCAGCAAGGCTAACCCCACCATCTTGAGTCCGACATTTAGGATTACTGTAAAATCTTGATCCGCAATCCCTACGTCAATAATCTGCGCCATCAATTGAATTTGATACAATTCGATGAAGGCCACACTACCGACAAAGATTATCCCCAATAACGCGATTGGGATTTCAGGTTTAAAATATTTAAAGAATGTTTTCATTTGTCTCTCTTGCCTCCAATCCTTTAATCATTTCTGTAAGTAACGCTTCTAACTGAAGTTGTTGTTCTGGGTTTAAGTTTAGGAACATTGAGTTGTTTATGGAATCAAAATTTTTCTTTAACTCAACGATTGTTGCTTCTCCCTTATCGGTCAGATAAAGCTGACGACAACGTTTATCATCTTCGGGTATTTCCCGGCGAATAAAATCACCTTGTTCAAGACGCTTGATTGCAATCGACACTGATTCCTTTGTAACCACCAATGCCTCTGCTAACTCTCTTTGGGTCATTCCGGGATTTCGATAGAGTTCA is part of the Erysipelothrix piscisicarius genome and harbors:
- the zwf gene encoding glucose-6-phosphate dehydrogenase, with product MKANNHIVAIFGGTGDLTYRKLLPAFYNLLETKSLPDSFHLVVIGRQDLTTAAYHELVKPWLREQARFDVKEETLDVFLEYVSYFKMTFTEDEGYPRLKTYFEALDPQAHVLYYFAVAPSFFETIATQLARHQLVSKSKVIIEKPFGNDLKSAIDINNTLTHIFDEDRIFRIDHYVAKEMVQNIFTIRFSNMIFADSWNGASINNIQISAAETVGVENRGNYYDHTGALKDMFQNHLLQLLSIVLMDEPQAFNAADIHREQEAVLESLYVKDYENDIVYGQYLENKDSKSYIQEDKVQSDSTTETYVALKLASSLPKWQDTPIYIRTGKRMHKRSTEIMIEFNQKDHEQPNVLIIKVQPDEGVYLRFNIKKPGQTHDSQTVFMDFCQSCNYENRENTPEAYERLLKAAMDSDQSLFASFKQVHLSWSLVETILKHKGNESPEGYAAYSSGPKRAHDLLARDGNQWIEEQVMGEIFKY
- a CDS encoding putative manganese-dependent inorganic diphosphatase, producing MKNEKDLIYICGHRHPDTDSIVSSIAYAHLKNILGAPAVPCRLGELSDETSYLLDRFGFETPTLLKDARATLDEIEMDDAVKIHLDTSIKEAMEIISDKRQTLAVVDDRDQLIGLVTSSNLAHIAMGDTKHSIALLKKTPMCNIAQAIDGELIYEPKHFHFNGKTSIIAISKTKLDNYELTDRLVIIGNDTESQLTAIRKGASCIVTVWTDEIEESVLSLAKLHDCGIIRSTHGTMNTSRYLLFAPSVREVMSTDLVTFNWNEFVDDVGKRMLKTRYRAYPVLDDQNKIYGFVSRYHILNSSSKKMILVDHNEASQSVDGIQQAEILEIIDHHRIGDLRTVKPIYFRNEIIGSTASIITKMYLEHGVEIPKDIASLLLSALISDTLNLKSPTTTPKDFEIAQILQDRSGLDRNEFARDMYEVTSGLKNKPYEDIINQDIKKFYISQKEVMVSQLVIYHFDELDDILDSFEEVMKQFVVQHHLDLLVVVFTSVEDNGSIIVAAGSLKEAVLDAFPNKDGEARTFLQDVVSRKNQIIPRLSAAISQYLGTGM
- a CDS encoding antibiotic biosynthesis monooxygenase family protein → MKYVEVKHFEMKKGTGRDFAENFYNRTVVKDFPGFVSIRVGLNESCHSYDCVDVSFVWENEDAYTNFKRSDVHKEIHRTRKPNPNMIKHSSYRYDMMNED
- a CDS encoding ABC transporter ATP-binding protein, whose amino-acid sequence is MKTFFKYFKPEIPIALLGIIFVGSVAFIELYQIQLMAQIIDVGIADQDFTVILNVGLKMVGLALLGAAIAMLGLIFPFQASNNFALNLRRDIFKRVQTFSLKNMSQFQTASLVTRLTNDINFLQRTIMMCLRLLVRAPVFLISTVVMTYMISPDLSLVMLGAVVVLSLVLFYVIKEGFPRFVKLQDKVDKMNRKVQESLMNIRVIKSFVREDEESHKFKDENGELFDASVSAMNLMVVMNPALMGAIHFATLFIVWISSFLIVDQNLINIGDLLVFINYLRFTMFSMMMITNVLMMISRSKASVIRLKEVLETEPDIINASILDTLPENPRGDIHFDNVSFRYYEDASDILTNINFAIKPGEHVGIIGSTGSGKSTLINLMVRLIDVTEGTIYLDGKDIRTLDLKALRSQFGFVPQKNVLFTGTIESNLKLGNPNATHEDLVRATKAASIYDFIMEQEEGFKAPIQQGGTNLSGGQRQRMCIARALVVEPKILVLDDSTSALDAATEQRVKESVQSLYEDVTVISIAQKISSVSDSDMILVMDEGQIVGQGTHTGLLESCNVYQEIYESQLRKGDE
- a CDS encoding HAD family hydrolase, whose protein sequence is MAFIFDLDGTLLDSIDDLGNNLNTVLQRHGLPTYDRTQYKKFVGNGMKKLVERALPSDYEGFERILEEYLDEYSHHYTEASVPYDKVCETLKTLNQRNIPIAICTNKKQEYTDGIVKHYYGDIDFVATIGDSFDGKHKPNPYYPLTIASKMAIDPSLIYFVGDSDVDMKTAKNAGMIPVGVSWGFRSVEELREHGAQYIIDSIEDVLSLPRLTK
- a CDS encoding ABC transporter ATP-binding protein, yielding MSERKVVIGHKPRNQQKTLKRLLGYLGQNKVLLIMVIIASIISTLGGLYGSYSISPLIKIIENGLNGTITRDLMFQQLFSKLIFLAIIFAIEVFAMLFSNRMMVKISQRTVETIRKDMFNHVLKMDVKYHDQNAHGDLMSRFTNDIDLVGEGLNSAAASIVINIFTLLGTIVVMFILSPTLSLVTLIILPLLSIMANAIVKRSRIYSKRQQRSLGTLNGYIEESMEGQMVMQLFNHETEAEKDFQVLNQDYRKNSQKAQITSIMMFPLMQNVNTISYAIIGIVGGYLAINHGLSIGDLGAYVNMTRTQGKPINEISSQFTTLQSAIASAERIFELLDWSFESENETDLILDEVEGSVRFENVTFGYNPGVPVLKDVSFWAKPGQKIAFVGSTGAGKTTITNLISRFYDIDAGTILIDEKPLDRINRYSLRRHIAMGLQDTHLFSGTVMENIRYGNLEASDAACIEAAKLANADHFIRQLKHGYQTVLGGDGDDLSQGQMQLLNIARAAVANPEILILDEATSSIDTRTERMVEKGMDSIMEGRTTFVIAHRLSTVRNADAIIVLEHGEIIERGSHDDLIQLGGRYASLYSGQSQLS
- a CDS encoding MarR family winged helix-turn-helix transcriptional regulator, coding for MESVLSKLYRALERKHRSVVQTYLDTLGLYIGQPRFLFELYRNPGMTQRELAEALVVTKESVSIAIKRLEQGDFIRREIPEDDKRCRQLYLTDKGEATIVELKKNFDSINNSMFLNLNPEQQLQLEALLTEMIKGLEARETNENIL
- a CDS encoding metal-dependent hydrolase, with the protein product MVNVEYINNAGYVVETEKAIYIFDYVEGLLPSRYLYSEKETFFFVTSRHRNHYNDAIYSYGKTVILSSDILVSPYRNVFMMEPGDEIHLGFAKVRTYESTGGGVCYLIQEGDLKILHAGSLNNWHWDDTFTVAESRFETHRFHEILHNIADFAPIDLMMFTLEPSMGKNFDRGAREALDLLQPLCFFPIKTKHDDSRFFKWAASRPITTCYEPKHDNQIFRHVI